A single Crateriforma conspicua DNA region contains:
- the nrdR gene encoding transcriptional regulator NrdR — MRCPFCHVDNDRVVDTRSVDDGYQVRRKRVCSNCHRRFVTLETMQQLGVRVVKREQTREPFDREKIRRGIERACSKRPITSSRIEKCVQGIEADIYASFDSEIPAEKIGDIVLAHLADLDPVAFIRFASVYREFDDADDFLQAISEVIGQGVGRPD, encoded by the coding sequence ATGCGTTGCCCGTTTTGTCACGTGGACAACGATCGCGTGGTGGACACGCGTTCGGTGGATGACGGATACCAGGTGCGGCGAAAGCGAGTGTGCAGCAACTGTCACCGGCGATTCGTCACGCTGGAAACGATGCAGCAGTTGGGGGTCCGCGTGGTTAAACGCGAACAGACCCGCGAACCCTTCGATCGAGAAAAAATCCGCCGCGGTATCGAGCGGGCTTGTTCGAAACGACCGATCACCAGTTCGCGAATCGAAAAATGCGTTCAAGGCATCGAAGCGGACATCTATGCGTCGTTCGATTCGGAGATCCCGGCTGAAAAAATCGGCGACATCGTTTTGGCGCACCTGGCCGATCTGGATCCGGTCGCGTTCATCCGTTTTGCCAGCGTGTATCGCGAATTTGACGATGCTGACGATTTTCTGCAGGCCATTTCTGAGGTCATCGGCCAGGGCGTGGGAAGACCGGATTGA
- the surE gene encoding 5'/3'-nucleotidase SurE, with translation MPQKCEGRGLRILLTNDDGVFAPGLAALEQQLRHLGEVVIVAPATEQSGVGHSITYLTPLVCKAIHREGRHWAWAVDGSPADCVKLAVAELLKDNPVDLVVSGINSGLNAGINVLYSGTVAAAIEGAFFGITSVAVSLEHDDDADFQSAAVIARNVIGGIVKQPRSQGGLFNLNVPTAATETPREVKIVPMGLEQYGRTYEKRTDPGGRGYYWALWSESESQPPEMTDVSQLRDGNVTLTPLHFDLTRSEMLDPMRDWNLKG, from the coding sequence ATGCCCCAAAAGTGCGAAGGACGCGGCTTGAGAATCTTATTGACCAACGATGATGGCGTTTTTGCGCCGGGGCTGGCGGCGTTGGAACAGCAGCTTCGGCATTTGGGCGAAGTCGTGATTGTGGCCCCCGCAACGGAACAAAGTGGGGTCGGCCATTCGATCACCTACCTGACGCCTTTGGTGTGCAAAGCAATTCATCGCGAAGGCCGACATTGGGCTTGGGCGGTGGACGGTTCACCGGCGGATTGCGTCAAGCTGGCGGTTGCCGAGTTGCTGAAGGACAACCCGGTCGATCTGGTCGTCAGCGGGATCAACAGCGGCCTGAACGCGGGCATCAACGTTCTGTACAGCGGCACCGTGGCGGCGGCGATCGAAGGAGCGTTCTTTGGCATCACCAGCGTCGCGGTTTCGCTGGAGCACGACGACGACGCAGATTTTCAAAGCGCCGCGGTCATCGCAAGGAACGTCATTGGCGGCATCGTCAAGCAGCCGCGTTCCCAAGGCGGGCTGTTCAACCTGAACGTCCCGACCGCGGCGACCGAAACACCACGGGAAGTGAAGATTGTTCCGATGGGCTTGGAACAATACGGCCGCACCTACGAAAAGCGGACGGATCCCGGCGGACGCGGATACTACTGGGCTCTGTGGTCAGAATCGGAAAGCCAGCCGCCGGAAATGACCGACGTCAGCCAGTTGCGTGATGGCAATGTCACGCTGACGCCGCTGCATTTTGACCTGACCCGATCCGAAATGTTGGATCCGATGAGGGATTGGAATCTGAAGGGCTGA
- a CDS encoding glycine zipper domain-containing protein — protein MVRTRFLIPTLLLVSLTVMIPANFAQAQTGKQRGATFGGLAGAIAGGIIGDHNDEAGAGAAIGGVVGAVAGGILGDAADKEQAARQQQYLYQQQQQQVARTVGAVSITDVINMTRSGLSDSVIINQIHSRGVQHQIQVSDIIAMHQQGVRESVISAMQQATVGSPAVVQPDPAPVVVQQPTVIHETHVLPAYPVRRYYGPHYYSPRPYHHHRPRGTSVRIGF, from the coding sequence ATGGTACGGACACGTTTTCTGATTCCAACGTTGTTGCTGGTGTCTTTGACCGTGATGATTCCGGCCAATTTTGCCCAAGCGCAAACGGGTAAACAGCGTGGGGCAACCTTTGGCGGATTGGCCGGTGCGATTGCCGGCGGAATCATCGGCGACCACAACGACGAAGCCGGTGCCGGTGCGGCGATTGGTGGCGTCGTGGGAGCGGTCGCGGGTGGAATCTTGGGCGATGCGGCCGACAAAGAACAAGCGGCACGCCAGCAACAATACCTGTATCAACAACAGCAACAGCAGGTTGCACGGACGGTCGGCGCGGTATCGATCACCGACGTCATCAACATGACCCGCAGCGGCCTGAGTGATTCAGTCATCATCAACCAAATCCACAGTCGCGGCGTTCAACATCAGATCCAAGTGTCCGACATCATCGCGATGCACCAGCAAGGTGTTCGCGAAAGCGTGATCTCCGCGATGCAACAAGCCACTGTCGGCAGCCCCGCCGTCGTGCAGCCCGATCCGGCGCCGGTCGTGGTCCAGCAGCCGACGGTGATTCATGAAACGCACGTCTTGCCGGCATACCCGGTTCGGCGCTACTACGGTCCGCACTATTATTCGCCGCGGCCGTACCATCATCACCGCCCGCGTGGGACCAGCGTCCGCATCGGATTCTGA